The Gemmatimonas phototrophica region GCAGGGGAACGAGATTGCCCCCATGGGGCTGGGCTACGAACACGTGGTGGACAGCAAGCTGGCCGAACATGCGCCGCGCTGGGCCGAATTGGCCGTACAAAAGCTGAGTGCCAAGCCGGTGGAGCCCGGGCGCTATGACCTGCTGCTGCACCCGTCCAACTTGTGGCTCACGGTGCACGAAGTCATTGCGCACCCCACGGAGCTCGATCGTGCGTTGGGCTTTGAAGCCAACTATGCGGGCACGAGCTTCATTGCCCCGCCCAAGGATGTGCTCGGCAAGCTGCGCATTGGTACTGACTTGCTCAACATCGTCGGTGATCGTGAGCAGCCCGGCTCGCTGGGCGCCATTGGCTGGGACGACGAAGCGGTGAAGCCGGTGAAGTTCGACATCATCAAGGACGGGGTGTTCGTGGATTATCAAACCACGCGCGAACAGGCCACCATGATGAGCGACTATTACCAGAGCCAGGGCAAGCCGGTACGCAGCTACGGCTGTTCGTACGCACAAAGCTGGGCTGATGTGCAGTTCCAGCGTATGCCCAATGTGAGCATGGTGCCCGGCAAGAACGACGATACGTGGGAGAGCATGATTGCCAAGATGGACAAGGGCATTGCCATTGTCGGCGATGGCTCCTTCTCCATTGACCAGCAGCGCTACAACGGACAGTTCGCCGGCCAGGTGTTCTACGAAGTGAAGGGCGGCAAGATCGTCGGACAGCTCAAGGATGTGGCGTACCAGTTCCGCACGCCGGAGTTCTGGAAGTCGCTCAAGGCCATTGGTGGCCCGAAGAGCTATCACCTGGGTGGCGCGTTTGGCGATGCCAAGGGTCAGCCCGGTCAGTCCAACTCCGTGAGCCACGGCTGCGTGCCGTCGCTCTTTCAGCAGGTCAACATCATCAACACCGGGAGGACGGCATGAGCGACTTGGCTCCCCGGTCACTCTTTGCGCCGCCCAGCATCCTGTCCCGTCAGGAAGCGCAGGAAGTGGCGCAGCGTGTCCTGCGAAATTCCCCCGCGCCGGAAACGCGCGTGAGCATCAATAGCGCCGCGCGCGCCGATACGCGTTTCGCGCTCAATCAGGTGACCACGTCAGGCGAAAATCAGGATACGCAGGTCACCATCACTGCGTACGATGGCAATCGTGCCGCGAGTGTGAACACCAACCGTCTTGACGAAGCCTCGTTGGCGGCGGCAGCCAAGCAGGCGTACGAGATTGCCAAGCTCGTGCCGCCCAACCCCGAGCGTATGCCGGAGTTGGGGGGGCAGGAGTATCCGCCCATGCGGGAGCGGCAGATGTCGTTGCCCACGCCGGAAGAGCGCGCGGCCGCCGCGAAGATCGTCACCGAGTTGGCGCGCAAGAACGAGCTGATTGCCACCGGCTTCATCGAGTGCCGTGCCGGCGCGAGTGCGCTGGCCAACTCCAAGGGGTTGTTCGCGTACGACGCCACGTCGTCGGTGACGATGACGAGCACGGTGCGCTCTCCCGATGGCACGGGCTCCGGCTGGGCCTGCACGGACGGCAATAGCTTCGCCGATCTTGATCCGCAGACGCTGGCTGTCACGGCGGTACAGAAGGCCAAGGATTCGCGCAGCCCGGTGGCCATTGAACCGGGACGGTATACCACCATTCTTGAGCCCACGGCGGTAGGCAACCTGGTGCAGCTCATTGCCGGTGCCATGCAGGCGCGCGCCGCCGACGAAGGGCGCTCGTTTTTCACCAAGCCTGGCGGCGGTAACAAGATCGGACTCAAGGTCGTGGACGATCGCGTTACGCTGCTCACCGATCCGGCCGATTCGCCCAGCCTCAACGGCGGCTACGACGAAGATGGTCTGGCGCTGGAAAAGGTTGTGTGGATTGAGAACGGCGTGGTGAAGAATCTCAATTACGATCGCTACTGGGCCCAGAAGCAGGGCAAGCAGCCCACGCGCGCCGGAGGCGGCGGGTTCCGCGGCGCCGGTCGTTCGCTGCGCATGATGGGCGGCACGTCGAGTGTGGCCGACATGGTGAAGAGCACTGAACGTGGCGTGCTGGTCACACGCTTCTGGTACATCCGTCCGGTGGATGCCCGCACGATTCTGTACACGGGGCTCACACGCGACGGCACGTTCCTCGTGGAGAACGGCAAAGTCACGCGCCCCATCAAGAACTTCCGCTTCAACGAAAGTCCCATCTTTTTCCTGAATAATCTCGACGCCATGGGGCCCAGCATCCGCATCAACGCCAGCGAAAACCTTGGCGCAGGCGGAGCGGTGTACATGCCCGCCATTAAGGTGCGGGACTTTACCTTCTCGTCGCTCTCAGACGCCGTATAAAACTACGAAACAGCGTCATGGTTATGGGTTATCGGGTCACCGGGTACCTGCGGATAACGGCAATTCCCGCAGGTACTCGATGACCCGATAACTCATGACCCATAACGTTTTTACGGAGTTAAACGGCCTGTACGAAGACGCACCCTGCCTGTTGTGCGAGTACGTTCGCAAAAATGCCGCTCGGTTGCATGATGACGCCCGGGACGAGCATGCTCATGGCCTTCTTGCGTGATTCTGCCGCATCCAGCTTGTCCTGCTTCTGGATCATGCTCACCACCGAGCGGAAGGCGAG contains the following coding sequences:
- a CDS encoding metallopeptidase TldD-related protein — protein: MSRSRRDFLKTGATVAAGTLVATSPLMAESSRLVIPSADLPHADDPVIKALMQVALDTAKSGGASYADVRVAARRQQNVNTRDRIVQGVSDTDTFGLGVRTLVDGAWGFAATSRLDKDSVANAAKAAVGQARANRASQLRPVQLAPTPGNQVGEWKSPIKTDPFTVPITDKVAYLLAANEAALKVKGIRNVNSSMFFLREEKTLMTSDGSYIVQTIYRTSPSMTVTAVSPDFRDFQSVQGNEIAPMGLGYEHVVDSKLAEHAPRWAELAVQKLSAKPVEPGRYDLLLHPSNLWLTVHEVIAHPTELDRALGFEANYAGTSFIAPPKDVLGKLRIGTDLLNIVGDREQPGSLGAIGWDDEAVKPVKFDIIKDGVFVDYQTTREQATMMSDYYQSQGKPVRSYGCSYAQSWADVQFQRMPNVSMVPGKNDDTWESMIAKMDKGIAIVGDGSFSIDQQRYNGQFAGQVFYEVKGGKIVGQLKDVAYQFRTPEFWKSLKAIGGPKSYHLGGAFGDAKGQPGQSNSVSHGCVPSLFQQVNIINTGRTA
- a CDS encoding TldD/PmbA family protein, producing MSDLAPRSLFAPPSILSRQEAQEVAQRVLRNSPAPETRVSINSAARADTRFALNQVTTSGENQDTQVTITAYDGNRAASVNTNRLDEASLAAAAKQAYEIAKLVPPNPERMPELGGQEYPPMRERQMSLPTPEERAAAAKIVTELARKNELIATGFIECRAGASALANSKGLFAYDATSSVTMTSTVRSPDGTGSGWACTDGNSFADLDPQTLAVTAVQKAKDSRSPVAIEPGRYTTILEPTAVGNLVQLIAGAMQARAADEGRSFFTKPGGGNKIGLKVVDDRVTLLTDPADSPSLNGGYDEDGLALEKVVWIENGVVKNLNYDRYWAQKQGKQPTRAGGGGFRGAGRSLRMMGGTSSVADMVKSTERGVLVTRFWYIRPVDARTILYTGLTRDGTFLVENGKVTRPIKNFRFNESPIFFLNNLDAMGPSIRINASENLGAGGAVYMPAIKVRDFTFSSLSDAV